In Anabaena sphaerica FACHB-251, a genomic segment contains:
- a CDS encoding superoxide dismutase produces MAFSQLPLPFDFNALEPYGMKGETFEYHYGKHHKAYVDNLNKLTDGTELADKSLEEVIQISFKDSSKVGIFNNAAQVWNHTFFWNSLKPAGGGAPTGELAAKIDKDFGSFDKFKEEFSTAAATQFGSGWAWLIDDGGTLKVIKTPNAENPLAHGKKALLTLDVWEHAYYIDYRNARPAFIKNYLDQLVNWEFAAANLAA; encoded by the coding sequence ATGGCATTTTCACAGCTTCCACTACCCTTCGACTTTAATGCACTAGAGCCTTATGGCATGAAAGGTGAAACCTTTGAATATCACTATGGTAAGCATCACAAAGCTTATGTAGACAACCTCAACAAGCTCACCGATGGTACAGAACTTGCTGATAAGTCCCTGGAAGAGGTAATCCAAATTTCCTTTAAAGACTCCTCTAAAGTTGGTATCTTCAACAACGCGGCTCAAGTTTGGAATCATACCTTCTTTTGGAACTCACTCAAACCCGCTGGTGGTGGCGCACCCACAGGTGAACTAGCTGCTAAGATTGACAAAGATTTTGGTAGCTTTGACAAATTCAAAGAAGAATTTTCTACTGCGGCTGCAACCCAGTTTGGTAGCGGTTGGGCTTGGTTGATTGATGATGGTGGTACACTCAAGGTCATCAAGACACCAAATGCAGAAAACCCCCTAGCACATGGTAAAAAGGCACTTCTCACCCTGGACGTTTGGGAACACGCCTACTACATCGACTACAGAAATGCTCGTCCAGCATTCATCAAAAATTACTTGGATCAACTGGTTAACTGGGAATTTGCGGCCGCAAATCTAGCTGCTTAA
- a CDS encoding efflux RND transporter permease subunit, whose amino-acid sequence MVQNNNSKSAREVFNISRWAIKFSWLTVCFWIGVTVAGILAFGSLKYALFPDITFPVVVVNAQAPLTSALDTEAKLTKPLEESLKSLEGIDNIRSSTYPGQSAVSLLFAVGTNLETSTEKTKSALKELKLPEGANYKIIPLNLNESSVISYAIESQSGNLGDLQKLANEKILPAIAKLPGVLKVSLLGAPPKSPPLNPTNATAALTPGGANLVRFNGQDVLAFQVIKRGDANTLEVVSRVEQEVQNLRSTLKDVKLTLAATQAEYIRQATKSTIDALIEAIILAVVVIFPFLWNWRATLISALAIPTSLLATFIVMAIFGFNLETITLLALALVIGSVIDDAIIDVENILRHIEEGQSPREAAHLATDEIGLTVVATTATAVAVFLPIGLMGGVVGQFFEPFGITVSASYIASTLVARTLSPVLSIYWLKPATTTSQRKDLKIGVYFTEAYRNLLSWSLNHRKIVIALAVLSFIAGIALIPLIPKGFIPKLDRGEFNITYTAPLPKIPDLAALQLGSRGAGSREQGGNNFPVPSPQSPIPIPNPLNDSLEVAKKLEAEVRKFPDVETVFTTVGSRGGEPNKGTLYVKLKKDRTIKTAELQDQLRQTLPQLPGVNTSVEDIQFVDTGGEKPLQVALRGNDLKALNQAAKTIKDRITKIPGFADVTVTGDTNNADQVFQIERLNQQRVAYISANLGQGLTLGDATDKIVAEAKGVLPADITLGLGGDSARQNEVFSSFISTLILSALCIIVVLILLFKSWVDPLVIGVSLPLAVVGAMLALLLTKSDFGMISLIGFVFLLGLANKNAIVLVDYINQLRQSGLERTEAILKAGPVRLRPIMMTTVSTLLGMLPIALGFGAGSELRSPMAVAIAGGLVTSTILSLIVVPVVYAILDDWFPRKNMKK is encoded by the coding sequence ATGGTACAGAATAATAACTCAAAATCCGCACGCGAAGTTTTTAATATATCCAGATGGGCAATTAAATTTTCGTGGTTGACGGTGTGTTTTTGGATCGGGGTGACAGTAGCGGGTATTCTCGCTTTCGGTTCTCTCAAATACGCTTTGTTTCCAGATATTACTTTTCCGGTGGTGGTGGTAAATGCCCAAGCACCCCTAACTTCTGCTTTAGATACAGAAGCCAAGTTAACTAAGCCACTGGAAGAAAGCCTCAAGTCCCTGGAAGGAATTGATAATATCCGTTCCTCAACTTATCCGGGGCAAAGTGCTGTTAGCCTATTGTTTGCAGTTGGTACAAATTTAGAAACTTCTACTGAGAAAACGAAGAGCGCCCTGAAGGAGTTAAAACTACCTGAAGGTGCTAATTATAAGATTATTCCTTTAAACCTGAATGAGTCATCAGTGATTAGTTATGCCATTGAGAGTCAGTCAGGAAATTTGGGTGATTTGCAAAAATTGGCCAATGAGAAAATTTTACCAGCGATCGCTAAATTACCAGGAGTTCTCAAAGTCTCACTGTTGGGCGCTCCTCCAAAATCGCCTCCTCTCAATCCTACCAATGCCACGGCGGCTTTAACTCCAGGGGGAGCAAATTTAGTCAGATTTAATGGTCAAGATGTACTAGCATTTCAAGTCATCAAACGTGGCGATGCTAACACCTTAGAAGTAGTGAGTCGAGTTGAACAGGAAGTACAAAACCTGCGTTCTACCTTGAAGGATGTCAAACTTACCCTAGCAGCTACCCAAGCAGAATATATCCGCCAAGCTACCAAATCAACCATAGATGCGTTGATAGAAGCTATCATCTTGGCAGTTGTGGTAATTTTCCCATTTTTATGGAATTGGCGAGCCACTTTGATTTCTGCTTTAGCAATTCCCACATCTTTGTTGGCGACGTTTATCGTTATGGCGATTTTCGGCTTTAACCTAGAAACGATCACGTTGTTAGCTTTGGCTTTAGTTATTGGTAGTGTGATTGATGATGCCATCATTGATGTAGAAAACATCTTGCGGCACATCGAAGAAGGGCAAAGTCCCCGCGAAGCTGCACACTTAGCTACCGATGAAATTGGCTTAACAGTCGTTGCCACAACTGCCACAGCCGTAGCAGTATTCTTACCTATTGGTTTGATGGGTGGAGTAGTCGGGCAGTTTTTCGAGCCATTCGGGATCACAGTTTCCGCCTCCTATATTGCTTCTACATTGGTGGCTCGGACTTTATCTCCGGTGTTATCTATTTATTGGCTCAAGCCAGCTACGACAACGTCCCAACGCAAAGACCTAAAAATTGGGGTTTATTTTACCGAAGCTTATCGCAATTTACTTTCTTGGTCTTTGAATCACCGCAAAATAGTTATTGCCTTAGCTGTACTCAGTTTTATTGCTGGAATTGCCCTAATTCCCCTTATTCCCAAGGGTTTTATTCCCAAATTAGATCGCGGTGAATTCAACATTACCTACACAGCACCTCTGCCGAAAATACCGGATTTGGCGGCGTTACAGCTAGGAAGCAGGGGAGCAGGGAGCAGGGAGCAGGGGGGAAATAATTTCCCAGTCCCCAGTCCCCAGTCACCAATACCTATTCCCAACCCTCTTAATGATTCTTTAGAGGTGGCGAAAAAACTAGAAGCAGAGGTGAGAAAATTCCCAGATGTGGAAACAGTATTTACTACTGTCGGTTCTCGTGGGGGTGAACCAAATAAGGGAACTCTCTATGTCAAACTGAAAAAAGACCGCACGATTAAAACGGCAGAATTACAAGACCAATTACGGCAAACTTTGCCTCAACTTCCTGGTGTAAATACCAGTGTGGAAGATATTCAATTTGTGGATACTGGTGGAGAAAAACCTTTACAGGTGGCACTTCGCGGTAATGATCTCAAAGCTTTGAATCAAGCAGCTAAGACTATTAAAGACCGCATTACCAAAATCCCAGGATTTGCAGATGTCACAGTTACAGGAGATACAAACAATGCAGATCAGGTTTTTCAAATTGAACGACTGAACCAGCAACGGGTAGCATATATCAGTGCTAACTTGGGTCAGGGTTTAACTTTGGGTGATGCTACAGATAAAATAGTTGCGGAAGCGAAAGGCGTTTTACCTGCTGATATCACTTTAGGTTTAGGTGGAGATTCTGCCCGACAAAATGAGGTTTTTAGTAGTTTTATTTCTACTTTGATTTTATCGGCTTTGTGTATCATCGTTGTGTTGATTTTACTGTTCAAAAGCTGGGTAGATCCGTTAGTGATTGGCGTTTCCTTACCTTTAGCTGTGGTGGGAGCAATGTTAGCATTACTCTTGACTAAGAGTGATTTTGGCATGATTTCGCTGATTGGTTTTGTGTTCTTATTAGGACTGGCAAATAAAAACGCTATTGTCTTGGTAGATTACATTAATCAGTTACGTCAATCAGGTTTGGAACGCACGGAAGCAATTCTCAAAGCTGGCCCAGTTAGACTCAGACCAATTATGATGACTACTGTCTCTACTCTTTTAGGGATGTTACCTATTGCTTTGGGTTTTGGTGCGGGTTCAGAGTTGCGATCGCCTATGGCTGTTGCTATTGCTGGCGGTTTGGTTACTTCTACGATCCTTAGCTTAATTGTTGTGCCGGTTGTCTATGCAATTTTAGATGATTGGTTTCCCAGGAAAAATATGAAAAAATGA
- the hpnA gene encoding hopanoid-associated sugar epimerase: MRAFVTGGTGFVGSHVVRSLLESGYQVTALVRGSSNLGNLRGLEIDIVKGDLNDPHIWKQMQGCNYLFHVAAHYSLWQKDRDLLYRHNVEGTHNLLAAAQKAGIERTVYTSSVAAIGVGKAGQVVDETYQSPVEKLVGDYKKSKFLAEQEAIAAAKQGQDIVIVNPSSPIGTMDIKPTPTGDIILRFLRRQMPAYVDTGLNFIDVRDVARGHLLALQKGKGGDRYILGHQNLSLKQLLEILSDITGLKAPQISVPAFLPLSVAWVEEKILAPLGKTPTVPIDGVRMAQQPMYYDASKAVRELGLPQSPLNVALKDAVDWFVSNGYVK, encoded by the coding sequence ATGCGGGCTTTTGTGACTGGTGGTACAGGTTTTGTAGGTTCTCATGTAGTGCGATCGCTGTTAGAGTCAGGATACCAAGTTACAGCTTTGGTGCGTGGGAGTAGTAACTTGGGCAACTTAAGAGGTTTAGAGATAGATATTGTCAAAGGTGATTTAAATGATCCGCATATCTGGAAACAGATGCAAGGTTGTAACTACCTGTTTCATGTCGCTGCCCATTATTCTCTTTGGCAGAAAGACCGCGATTTACTATATCGTCATAATGTAGAAGGAACGCACAATCTGTTAGCAGCAGCGCAAAAAGCTGGGATTGAACGCACTGTTTATACAAGTTCTGTAGCAGCTATTGGAGTAGGAAAAGCTGGTCAGGTTGTTGATGAAACTTATCAGAGTCCTGTAGAGAAGTTGGTGGGAGACTATAAAAAGTCTAAATTCCTAGCTGAACAAGAAGCGATCGCAGCAGCAAAACAAGGTCAGGATATTGTGATAGTTAATCCTAGCAGTCCAATTGGAACTATGGATATTAAACCCACACCCACCGGAGATATTATTCTGCGATTTTTGCGACGACAAATGCCGGCTTATGTGGATACCGGTTTAAACTTTATTGATGTACGAGATGTAGCTAGGGGACATTTGCTGGCTTTACAAAAAGGAAAAGGGGGCGATCGCTATATTCTCGGACATCAAAATCTTAGCCTCAAACAACTGCTAGAAATACTATCCGACATCACAGGATTAAAAGCACCGCAAATATCTGTTCCGGCTTTTTTACCATTGAGCGTGGCTTGGGTAGAAGAGAAAATTCTCGCACCTTTAGGAAAAACCCCCACAGTTCCTATAGATGGTGTCCGCATGGCACAGCAACCAATGTATTATGATGCTTCAAAGGCCGTCCGCGAACTTGGTCTACCTCAGTCCCCTCTGAATGTAGCACTCAAGGACGCTGTTGACTGGTTTGTGTCTAATGGTTATGTGAAATGA
- the hpnH gene encoding adenosyl-hopene transferase HpnH codes for MAINLQQAIDIGKYLVTQRLLGRKRFPLVLMLEPLFRCNLACTGCGKIQHPTEVLKQNLTPEQCFAAVEECGAPVVSIPGGEPLLHPQIDEIVKGLVERKKYVYLCTNGLLLEKSLHKFQPSPYLSFSVHLDGMREWHDKCVDRKGVFDTAVQAIRAAKAKGFRVTTNTTIFEGCDVKEMQEFFDFLETLGTDGMMISPGYGYAWAPDQDHFLQREQTRALFREILTPYTSGKKNWNFNHNPLFLDFLIGEKDYECTPWGSPSYSVLGWQKPCYLLNEGYYTSFKQLLDETDWSQYGRASGNPKCADCMVHCGYEPTAAMDAMQPQNIARSLTTVFGRG; via the coding sequence ATGGCGATTAATCTACAACAAGCAATTGATATCGGAAAGTATTTAGTTACACAACGTCTGTTAGGGCGTAAACGCTTTCCCCTCGTATTGATGTTAGAACCGCTGTTCCGGTGTAACTTAGCTTGTACAGGTTGTGGAAAAATCCAACATCCTACAGAAGTTCTCAAACAAAACCTCACCCCAGAACAGTGTTTTGCAGCAGTAGAAGAATGTGGCGCACCTGTGGTTTCCATTCCTGGAGGAGAACCCCTATTACATCCCCAAATTGATGAAATTGTTAAGGGATTAGTAGAACGCAAGAAATATGTTTACTTGTGTACCAATGGTTTGTTATTAGAAAAAAGTCTCCATAAATTTCAACCTTCTCCTTATCTGAGTTTTAGCGTTCACCTCGATGGAATGCGAGAATGGCATGATAAATGTGTAGACAGAAAAGGCGTTTTTGATACTGCTGTACAAGCTATTCGCGCTGCTAAAGCCAAAGGTTTTCGTGTCACTACTAACACGACTATTTTTGAAGGTTGCGATGTCAAAGAAATGCAAGAGTTTTTTGACTTTCTGGAAACTCTGGGAACTGATGGAATGATGATTTCTCCTGGTTACGGTTACGCATGGGCCCCAGATCAGGATCATTTTCTGCAACGAGAACAAACCCGCGCTTTGTTTAGAGAAATTCTCACACCTTACACATCTGGTAAGAAGAACTGGAACTTTAATCACAACCCCCTATTCTTAGATTTTCTCATTGGTGAAAAAGACTATGAATGTACTCCTTGGGGTAGTCCTAGTTATAGTGTTCTTGGTTGGCAAAAACCTTGCTATCTCTTGAATGAAGGATACTATACAAGTTTCAAACAGTTGTTGGATGAGACTGATTGGAGTCAATACGGACGTGCTAGTGGTAATCCTAAATGTGCTGATTGTATGGTGCATTGTGGTTATGAACCAACCGCAGCAATGGATGCGATGCAACCGCAAAATATAGCCCGTTCTCTAACAACTGTGTTTGGTAGGGGGTAA
- a CDS encoding DUF29 domain-containing protein, translating into MTSKLYETDFYAWTLEQAQLLKQGKLNQLDILNLIEEIESLGKREKQELRNRLGILIGHLLKWQYQSDKRSNSWKATIREQRRRIKELLEENPSLKSYLSEAIVSAYQDGVDLAIQETNLPDTIFPAENPYSSSQVIDADFLVYPE; encoded by the coding sequence ATGACATCAAAACTTTATGAAACTGATTTTTATGCTTGGACATTGGAACAGGCACAACTATTAAAACAAGGAAAACTAAATCAACTTGATATTTTAAATTTAATAGAGGAAATTGAATCTTTGGGTAAGCGAGAAAAGCAAGAATTGAGAAATAGACTTGGTATTCTGATTGGACATTTACTGAAATGGCAGTATCAAAGCGATAAACGCAGTAATAGCTGGAAAGCAACAATTAGAGAACAACGTCGTCGGATTAAAGAACTTCTTGAAGAAAACCCCAGTCTGAAATCTTATTTATCGGAAGCAATTGTTTCTGCTTATCAAGATGGTGTAGATTTAGCAATTCAGGAAACTAATTTACCTGATACAATTTTTCCGGCTGAAAATCCTTATAGTAGTTCTCAAGTTATCGATGCTGATTTTTTGGTTTATCCAGAATAA
- a CDS encoding GNAT family N-acetyltransferase yields the protein MKQPNITIRKATIDDHQSVINYALKLIHQHQNFNPFRFVEFENHEQQLFYFFAEEIVNPKAVVLVVEVENEIVGYSFIRLEESSFVDIAPAAVWLHDIYIDESARGMGAGKLLLDASINAAKQLGSQILILQVAAQNEFAKQLFEANGFNVATYEMMMNLNE from the coding sequence ATGAAACAGCCAAATATTACCATCAGAAAAGCAACCATAGATGATCATCAGTCCGTGATTAATTATGCACTCAAACTTATTCATCAACATCAAAATTTCAATCCTTTTAGGTTTGTTGAATTTGAAAATCACGAACAACAGCTTTTTTATTTTTTTGCTGAAGAAATTGTCAATCCAAAAGCAGTTGTTTTAGTTGTAGAAGTAGAAAATGAAATTGTTGGTTATTCCTTTATACGGTTAGAAGAAAGCAGTTTTGTTGATATTGCACCAGCAGCGGTATGGCTTCATGATATATACATTGATGAATCTGCGCGGGGAATGGGAGCAGGAAAATTGCTGTTAGATGCTTCCATAAATGCAGCAAAACAGTTAGGATCACAAATATTGATACTTCAAGTTGCAGCCCAAAATGAATTTGCAAAGCAGTTATTTGAAGCTAATGGATTTAATGTGGCAACTTACGAGATGATGATGAATTTAAATGAATGA
- a CDS encoding YlcI/YnfO family protein, which yields MEREAVTIRIPAVLLQQAKQLRESSESFNEMVVEAIAREVRRRRALAAHQRIVARSAEVEATTGIQSTSVDLIRQLRAGEGRRD from the coding sequence ATGGAACGAGAAGCTGTAACTATCCGTATTCCTGCGGTCTTGCTTCAACAAGCAAAGCAGTTGCGAGAAAGCAGTGAGTCTTTTAACGAGATGGTTGTGGAAGCGATCGCTCGCGAAGTGCGACGAAGGCGAGCCTTAGCAGCCCATCAACGAATTGTGGCTCGTAGTGCCGAAGTAGAAGCTACAACAGGTATTCAATCAACCTCAGTGGACTTGATTCGTCAGTTGCGCGCAGGTGAGGGAAGGCGTGACTAA
- a CDS encoding PIN domain-containing protein gives MTKCIDTSVWIPYLLPETLQPQARNLIIPLLTSNVPLVAPAFAWAEVGSVLRKKVRLGAITAAHAEGFYDDFCQMPIDYLDSDAIRAKTYAIAEKFSLATLYDAAFLAVAELESAEFWTADQSLLNTLTSCPIWVKKLEG, from the coding sequence GTGACTAAGTGTATTGACACCAGTGTTTGGATTCCTTATCTTCTACCTGAAACACTGCAACCCCAAGCCAGAAACTTGATTATTCCCTTGTTGACATCAAATGTGCCTTTAGTTGCTCCGGCATTTGCATGGGCTGAAGTTGGGTCAGTGTTGCGAAAAAAAGTGAGATTGGGAGCAATTACCGCAGCACACGCAGAAGGTTTTTATGATGATTTCTGCCAAATGCCCATTGACTACCTTGATAGCGATGCTATCCGTGCAAAAACCTATGCGATCGCCGAAAAATTCTCTCTGGCAACTCTCTATGATGCTGCTTTTTTGGCAGTTGCCGAACTAGAATCTGCGGAATTTTGGACAGCAGATCAATCTTTGCTCAACACCCTTACATCATGTCCAATATGGGTTAAAAAACTAGAAGGATAA
- a CDS encoding DUF2237 family protein, with amino-acid sequence MTEAKNVLGTKLELCCTSPMTGYYRDGFCNTGGQDFGMHVVCAQVTEEFLEYTKSQGNDLSTPAPGFNFPGLKPGDCWCLCAARWQEALEAGIAPPVVLEATHSRALEACNLEDLQKHRVIRNS; translated from the coding sequence ATGACAGAAGCTAAAAACGTACTCGGTACAAAACTAGAACTTTGCTGCACGTCTCCCATGACTGGATATTACCGCGACGGTTTCTGCAATACAGGTGGCCAGGATTTTGGGATGCACGTTGTTTGCGCTCAAGTAACAGAAGAATTTTTAGAGTATACAAAATCCCAAGGAAATGATTTAAGTACACCTGCACCTGGTTTCAACTTTCCCGGCTTAAAACCTGGAGATTGTTGGTGTTTATGTGCAGCCAGATGGCAAGAAGCCCTAGAAGCGGGTATTGCACCTCCAGTTGTTCTAGAAGCTACCCACTCTAGAGCTTTAGAAGCTTGTAATTTAGAGGATTTGCAAAAACACCGTGTAATTCGTAATTCATAA
- a CDS encoding squalene/phytoene synthase family protein, translating into MDLRGDALQILKETSRTFYIPISILPSGLQEGVASAYLCMRAIDEIEDHPQLDNATKAHLLRNISQTLQAGVDGFPVDAFSVGFKGYENSLAEVSLRVREWSILAPESIAPRIWDATAAMADRMAFWAERNWKIETESDLDRYTFGVAGAVGLLLSDLWSWYDGTETNRTQAIGFGRGLQAVNILRNNTEDLTRGVDFFPEGWNHDHLQKYARRNLALADSYTNSLPPGPALQFCQIPLALAHGTLDALANGKEKLSRSDVYALIENLMDVNVKAG; encoded by the coding sequence ATGGATTTACGCGGAGATGCATTGCAAATCCTCAAAGAAACCAGTCGAACTTTTTATATCCCCATCAGTATTTTACCGTCAGGGTTGCAAGAAGGAGTGGCATCAGCCTACTTGTGTATGCGTGCCATTGACGAAATTGAAGATCATCCACAATTGGATAATGCCACCAAAGCACATCTGTTGCGAAACATTAGTCAGACATTACAAGCAGGGGTTGATGGTTTTCCGGTAGATGCTTTCTCTGTAGGATTCAAAGGGTACGAAAATTCTTTAGCAGAAGTGAGTCTGCGGGTAAGAGAATGGTCAATACTAGCACCTGAGAGCATTGCCCCCCGCATTTGGGATGCAACCGCCGCAATGGCAGATAGGATGGCTTTTTGGGCAGAAAGAAACTGGAAAATTGAAACAGAATCTGATTTAGACCGTTACACATTTGGGGTGGCAGGTGCGGTGGGCTTGTTACTTTCAGATTTATGGTCTTGGTACGATGGAACTGAAACTAACCGAACTCAAGCGATTGGTTTTGGTCGGGGTTTACAGGCTGTAAATATTCTCCGCAATAATACTGAAGATTTAACCCGTGGTGTGGACTTTTTTCCAGAAGGTTGGAATCACGATCATCTCCAAAAATATGCTCGTCGTAATCTGGCCTTGGCTGATAGTTATACTAACTCTCTACCTCCTGGACCGGCTTTGCAATTCTGTCAAATTCCTCTGGCCTTAGCTCATGGTACTCTTGATGCTTTGGCTAATGGTAAGGAAAAACTTAGCCGTAGTGATGTTTATGCTTTGATTGAAAACCTGATGGATGTCAATGTCAAAGCTGGTTAA
- a CDS encoding cysteine synthase A: MDIKQGFVGTIGNTPLIRLNSFSEETGCEILAKAEFLNPGGSVKDRAALYIIEDAEAKGLLKPGGTVVEGTAGNTGIGLAHICNAKGYKCLIIIPDTQSQEKIDALTTLGAEVRPVPAVPYKDPNNYVRLSGRIAAEMENAIWANQFDNLANRNAHYETTGREIWTQTDGKIDGWVAATGTGGTFAGVAMCLKEKNSAVKCVVADPMGSGLYSYIKTGEIKIEGNSITEGIGNSRITANMEGAPVDDAIQVDDTEALRVVYQLLRKDGLLMGGSTGINVGAAVALAKQLGPGHTIVTILCDSGSRYQSRIFNHEWLASKGLVIS, translated from the coding sequence ATGGATATAAAACAAGGATTTGTCGGCACTATTGGCAACACACCGCTGATTCGCTTAAACAGCTTCAGTGAAGAAACCGGTTGCGAAATTTTGGCCAAAGCCGAATTTCTTAATCCTGGTGGTTCAGTCAAAGACCGCGCTGCACTTTACATCATCGAAGATGCAGAAGCAAAAGGTTTACTCAAACCCGGTGGTACTGTGGTGGAAGGAACTGCTGGTAATACTGGGATTGGACTAGCGCACATTTGTAATGCTAAAGGTTATAAATGCCTGATTATTATTCCTGATACCCAATCCCAAGAAAAAATAGACGCTCTTACCACCCTGGGTGCAGAAGTTCGTCCGGTTCCCGCTGTACCTTACAAAGACCCTAATAACTACGTCAGGCTATCTGGTAGAATTGCGGCCGAGATGGAAAACGCTATTTGGGCTAATCAATTTGATAACTTGGCTAACCGTAATGCCCATTACGAGACCACAGGGCGAGAAATTTGGACACAGACAGACGGTAAAATAGATGGTTGGGTGGCAGCAACCGGTACAGGTGGGACTTTTGCCGGTGTAGCGATGTGCCTTAAAGAAAAAAATTCGGCTGTTAAATGCGTCGTTGCTGATCCGATGGGTAGCGGTCTATACAGCTATATCAAAACTGGCGAAATCAAGATAGAAGGCAATTCTATTACAGAAGGTATTGGTAACAGTCGCATTACAGCTAATATGGAAGGCGCACCTGTTGATGATGCCATTCAAGTTGATGATACAGAAGCCTTACGAGTTGTTTACCAGTTGCTGCGAAAAGATGGTTTATTAATGGGTGGTTCGACTGGGATTAATGTTGGTGCTGCTGTAGCTTTAGCGAAACAGTTAGGACCAGGACATACTATTGTTACTATCTTGTGTGACAGTGGTTCTCGCTATCAGTCACGCATATTTAACCACGAATGGTTGGCTAGTAAAGGATTGGTTATTAGTTAG